A window of the Xenopus laevis strain J_2021 chromosome 9_10L, Xenopus_laevis_v10.1, whole genome shotgun sequence genome harbors these coding sequences:
- the LOC121398170 gene encoding helix-loop-helix protein 13-like has translation MNSSFQEESLMEGQCKVHRQAANVRERRRMLSINSAFEELRSRVPTFPYEKRLSKIDTLRLAIAYIALLSDILSSGMDPKSYVDEFVRTGLKSPQSNIWNTSDLTARLSWIKWD, from the exons ATGAACAGCTCCTTTCAGGAAGAGAGCCTTATGGAAGGCCAATGTAAAGTGCACCGGCAGGCAGCCAACGTAAGGGAGAGGAGGCGTATGCTGAGCATTAATTCTGCCTTTGAAGAGCTGAGGAGCAGAGTTCCAACTTTTCCCTATGAGAAGCGCCTTTCAAAGATTGACACGCTACGACTAGCTATTGCTTATATAGCATTGCTCAGTGATATCCTGTCTTCGGGAATGGACCCCAAGTCTTATGTGGATGAGTTTGTTAGGACAGGTTTGAAGAGCCCCCAGAGCAACATCTGGAACACAAGTG ATCTTACCGCCCGCCTCTCTTGGATTAAGTGGGACTGA